One window from the genome of Magnolia sinica isolate HGM2019 chromosome 4, MsV1, whole genome shotgun sequence encodes:
- the LOC131242897 gene encoding uncharacterized protein LOC131242897 isoform X2 → MGTVISKAANGIGATLAATFVAPIKTIFGASCEGVCSGTWDLTCFIEHLCVSNLVKLLMVLGLCYIRRSLCKMSWAACKTYWYALGDISCFLWYKLKNTKRIYRRRRHFPDVEEGYSSSEEDSQSLENYGRLRVYKERRSVRERRKDRMRRSLHPLRHRSKGRYRSCSGRHHVRWKTSEVSVRVKDLGRGQNSRRLLRRRNAAHVRVYRRRRG, encoded by the exons ATGGGAACCGTCATCAGTAAAGCTGCGAATGGCATTGGTGCCACTCTTGCCGCTACCTTTGTAGCTCCCATCAAGACCATCTTTGGCGCATCATGCGA GGGTGTTTGTTCAGGAACATGGGATTTAACCTGTTTCATCGAGCATTTATGCGTCTCCAATCTGGTGAAACtgttaatggttttaggcctctgCTATATAA GGAGAAGCCTTTGTAAGATGTCATGGGCCGCCTGCAAGACGTATTGGTATGCGTTAGGAGATATCAGCTGTTTTCTGTGGTACAAGCTCAAGAACACGAAGCGGATATACCGCCGCCGCCGCCACTTCCCAGATGTAGAAGAAGGATACAGTTCGAGTGAGGAGGACAGCCAGTCTCTGGAGAATTATGGGAGGTTGAGGGTGTACAAAGAGCGGCGTTCGGtgagggagaggaggaaggacCGGATGCGGAGGTCTCTACATCCTCTGCGGCACAGGTCGAAAGGCCGGTATAGGAGCTGCAGCGGCCGCCACCATGTGCGGTGGAAGACGAGCGAAGTGTCGGTGCGTGTTAAGGACTTGGGCAGGGGACAGAATTCAAGGCGGCTGCTGCGAAGGAGGAATGCAGCTCATGTAAGGGTGTACAGGAGGAGGAGAGGATGA
- the LOC131242897 gene encoding uncharacterized protein LOC131242897 isoform X1 — MGTVISKAANGIGATLAATFVAPIKTIFGASCEGVCSGTWDLTCFIEHLCVSNLVKLLMVLGLCYITLLFFYLLFKLGIIQCIGRSLCKMSWAACKTYWYALGDISCFLWYKLKNTKRIYRRRRHFPDVEEGYSSSEEDSQSLENYGRLRVYKERRSVRERRKDRMRRSLHPLRHRSKGRYRSCSGRHHVRWKTSEVSVRVKDLGRGQNSRRLLRRRNAAHVRVYRRRRG; from the exons ATGGGAACCGTCATCAGTAAAGCTGCGAATGGCATTGGTGCCACTCTTGCCGCTACCTTTGTAGCTCCCATCAAGACCATCTTTGGCGCATCATGCGA GGGTGTTTGTTCAGGAACATGGGATTTAACCTGTTTCATCGAGCATTTATGCGTCTCCAATCTGGTGAAACtgttaatggttttaggcctctgCTATATAA CATTACTGTTTTTCTATCTCCTATTTAAATTGGGAATCATCCAATGCATAGGGAGAAGCCTTTGTAAGATGTCATGGGCCGCCTGCAAGACGTATTGGTATGCGTTAGGAGATATCAGCTGTTTTCTGTGGTACAAGCTCAAGAACACGAAGCGGATATACCGCCGCCGCCGCCACTTCCCAGATGTAGAAGAAGGATACAGTTCGAGTGAGGAGGACAGCCAGTCTCTGGAGAATTATGGGAGGTTGAGGGTGTACAAAGAGCGGCGTTCGGtgagggagaggaggaaggacCGGATGCGGAGGTCTCTACATCCTCTGCGGCACAGGTCGAAAGGCCGGTATAGGAGCTGCAGCGGCCGCCACCATGTGCGGTGGAAGACGAGCGAAGTGTCGGTGCGTGTTAAGGACTTGGGCAGGGGACAGAATTCAAGGCGGCTGCTGCGAAGGAGGAATGCAGCTCATGTAAGGGTGTACAGGAGGAGGAGAGGATGA
- the LOC131242897 gene encoding uncharacterized protein LOC131242897 isoform X3 has protein sequence MVLGLCYITLLFFYLLFKLGIIQCIGRSLCKMSWAACKTYWYALGDISCFLWYKLKNTKRIYRRRRHFPDVEEGYSSSEEDSQSLENYGRLRVYKERRSVRERRKDRMRRSLHPLRHRSKGRYRSCSGRHHVRWKTSEVSVRVKDLGRGQNSRRLLRRRNAAHVRVYRRRRG, from the exons atggttttaggcctctgCTATATAA CATTACTGTTTTTCTATCTCCTATTTAAATTGGGAATCATCCAATGCATAGGGAGAAGCCTTTGTAAGATGTCATGGGCCGCCTGCAAGACGTATTGGTATGCGTTAGGAGATATCAGCTGTTTTCTGTGGTACAAGCTCAAGAACACGAAGCGGATATACCGCCGCCGCCGCCACTTCCCAGATGTAGAAGAAGGATACAGTTCGAGTGAGGAGGACAGCCAGTCTCTGGAGAATTATGGGAGGTTGAGGGTGTACAAAGAGCGGCGTTCGGtgagggagaggaggaaggacCGGATGCGGAGGTCTCTACATCCTCTGCGGCACAGGTCGAAAGGCCGGTATAGGAGCTGCAGCGGCCGCCACCATGTGCGGTGGAAGACGAGCGAAGTGTCGGTGCGTGTTAAGGACTTGGGCAGGGGACAGAATTCAAGGCGGCTGCTGCGAAGGAGGAATGCAGCTCATGTAAGGGTGTACAGGAGGAGGAGAGGATGA
- the LOC131242898 gene encoding prefoldin subunit 5: MAAAARVSEMEKMSLDQLKSLKEQSDLEVNLLQDSLNKIRTAATRLEIASTALQDLSLRPQGKKMLVPLTASLYVPGTLDSSDRVLVDVGTGYFIEKTMAEGKDYCDRKINLLKSNYDELVEVASKKKNVADEAGVVLQAKLRQAASTP, encoded by the exons ATGGCAGCAGCTGCTAGGGTTTCGGAGATGGAGAAGATGAGCCTCGATCAGCTCAAAAGCCTCAAAGAGCAATCCGATCTGGAAGTGAATCTGCTCCAAGACAGCTTGAACAAGATCCGAACCGCCGCTACTCGTCTCGAGATCGCATCCACCGCTCTCCAAGACCTCTCCCTCCGTCCTCAAG GGAAGAAAATGCTGGTTCCTCTGACAGCATCTCTCTATGTACCTGGCACGCTCGACAGCTCCGATAGAGTCCTTGTCGATGTCGGCACCGGATACTTCATTGAG AAAACGATGGCTGAAGGTAAAGATTATTGTGATCGGAAAATCAACCTGCTAAAATCAAACTACGATGAGCTTGTTGAG GTTGCTTCCAAGAAGAAAAATGTGGCAGATGAAGCCGGAGTAGTCCTACAGGCAAAGCTGAGGCAAGCAGCTTCAACACCATAA
- the LOC131242900 gene encoding pentatricopeptide repeat-containing protein At2g01510, mitochondrial-like, translating into MLRHSRTLIPFNSNPATQTLLAIPSLLRACTRLEHLKQVHAQILLHGLQHKHLPLTKNLTLQYISFDCIESANLSFRTIQYPCNFLYNMIIRANATNGLFHRSLKLYFEMMDRGLRPDKFAFPFALKSCAGLSDLQMGKKIHQHLICCGCSNDRFVDAALVDMYAKCGCVDSARIVFDRMSVRDLVSWTAMVSGYVHNGCDGETLEFFELMRWSNVKPNRVGLLSVLLACGHLGALRKGEGFHSYAIRTGFESDVLVSTAVIDMYSKCGSLDVARYMFDRMSGKDVVCWSSMIASYGTHGHGREAIVVFDLMINAGVRPNHVTFTSLLSACSHSRLLEEGRRYFESMSEQYGLTPKLNHYACMVDLLGRAGRLAEAEELILTMPVEPDTSIWGSLLSACRNYGNIDMGERVADRIFQLDPTHAGYYVLLSNMYAAKSRWSEVERVRELMAERGVNKIQGFSLIEFSNCVYKFGAGDRSHPQSEDIFSLLDELAAPIRHLGYVPLTDFALHDVEDEMKEAALAYHSERLAIAFGLINTIPGTPIRITKNLRICGDCHNVIKFISKIVSRIIIVRDMNRFHHFEDGACSCGDYW; encoded by the coding sequence ATGCTCCGTCATTCCCGTACTCTGATTCCATTCAATTCAAATCCCGCCACCCAAACACTTCTCGCCATCCCCTCTCTCTTGCGAGCATGCACTCGCCTCGAGCATCTCAAACAAGTCCATGCCCAGATCCTCCTTCATGGGCTCCAACACAAACACCTTCCGCTCACAAAAAATCTCACCCTCCAATACATCTCATTCGACTGCATCGAATCCGCAAATCTCTCCTTCAGAACAATACAATATCCATGCAATTTCTTATACAACATGATAATAAGGGCTAATGCTACAAATGGCCTTTTCCACCGCTCCTTGAAACTATACTTCGAAATGATGGATCGGGGGCTGAGGCCCGACAAGTTCGCGTTCCCTTTCGCGCTCAAATCTTGTGCCGGATTGTCTGATTTGCAGATGGGCAAGAAGATTCACCAGCATTTGATTTGTTGTGGGTGTAGCAATGACAGGTTTGTGGATGCCGCTTTGGTCGATATGTATGCGAAATGTGGGTGCGTTGATAGTGCCCGGATAGTGTTCGATAGGATGTCTGTGAGGGATTTGGTTTCTTGGACTGCGATGGTTTCTGGGTATGTTCATAATGGTTGTGATGGCGAGACTCTGGAGTTTTTTGAACTCATGCGGTGGTCGAATGTGAAGCCCAACCGGGTTGGTTTGTTGAGTGTTCTGTTGGCTTGTGGGCATCTTGGGGCGTTGAGGAAGGGGGAGGGGTTCCACAGTTATGCGATTCGGACAGGTTTTGAGTCGGATGTTTTGGTCTCGACTGCGGTTATTGATATGTACTCGAAGTGTGGGAGCTTGGATGTGGCGAGGTATATGTTTGATCGGATGAGTGGGAAGGATGTTGTGTGTTGGAGCTCGATGATCGCTAGTTATGGAACTCATGGGCATGGGAGGGAGGCAATTGTTGTTTTTGATCTGATGATAAATGCGGGTGTGAGACCGAATCATGTCACTTTTACTTCTCTCCTCTCTGCTTGCAGCCACTCAAGGCTGTTAGAGGAAGGTCGGAGGTATTTTGAATCAATGAGTGAGCAGTATGGGCTTACACCAAAGCTTAATCACTATGCATGTATGGTTGATCTTCTTGGTCGGGCTGGAAGACTAGCTGAAGCTGAAGAACTCATATTGACAATGCCAGTGGAACCTGATACTAGTATATGGGGATCTCTGCTCAGCGCATGTCGAAACTATGGTAATATAGATATGGGTGAAAGGGTCGCAGATCGAATTTTCCAATTAGACCCAACTCATGCTGGGTATTATGTTCTACTCTCGAACATGTATGCAGCTAAATCAAGATGGAGTGAagttgagagagtgagagagttgATGGCGGAAAGAGGAGTGAATAAGATCCAAGGATTCAGTTTGATTGAGTTCAGTAACTGTGTCTATAAGTTTGGAGCTGGGGACAGGTCACATCCACAGTCAGAGGATATCTTTTCTTTGCTAGATGAATTGGCAGCACCGATCAGACATTTGGGTTATGTCCCATTGACCGATTTCGCGCTTCATGATGTTGAAGATGAAATGAAGGAAGCTGCATTAGCTTACCACAGCGAGAGGCTTGCTATTGCATTTGGGCTCATCAACACAATTCCCGGGACTCCCATTCGTATTACGAAGAACCTTCGTATTTGTGGAGACTGTCACAATGTGATAAAATTCATTTCAAAGATTGTGAGCCGAATCATCATTGTGAGAGACATGAATCGTTTCCATCATTTTGAAGATGGGGCATGCTCTTGTGGTGATTACTGGTAA
- the LOC131244097 gene encoding mannose-specific lectin-like, with protein sequence MVSSIWVLLATTWLASSMLVGAEDTIFNGEKLLTDQFIENGPYKFIMQGDCNLVLYNKDRALWHTNTAGHGNSCNLLMQNNGNLVIFSGSDVIWSSSTSRGPNTYRLVVQLDGYVVIYGGATWATNTVQKSTKRKLIIEPLM encoded by the coding sequence ATGGTATCATCCATTTGGGTTTTGTTAGCAACCACATGGCTAGCCTCATCCATGCTGGTGGGAGCCGAGGACACCATTTTCAATGGAGAGAAGCTCTTAACAGATCAGTTCATAGAGAATGGGCCCTACAAGTTCATCATGCAAGGTGATTGCAACTTGGTGCTGTATAACAAAGACAGGGCTCTGTGGCACACCAACACAGCAGGCCACGGCAACTCGTGCAACTTGCTCATGCAGAACAATGGCAACTTGGTTATCTTCTCTGGCTCAGATGTTATCTGGTCTAGTAGTACTAGCCGTGGGCCTAACACCTACCGCTTGGTGGTCCAGTTGGATGGCTACGTTGTTATATATGGTGGCGCAACTTGGGCGACCAACACGGTGCAGAAATCCACCAAGAGGAAGCTCATCATCGAGCCATTGATGTGA